One Carcharodon carcharias isolate sCarCar2 chromosome 1, sCarCar2.pri, whole genome shotgun sequence DNA window includes the following coding sequences:
- the LOC121279630 gene encoding zinc finger protein 239-like, with protein MEISNQKSCQDLTKLLNSPGPEHHRPLTIVEGMFVCSVCGKKFQTSVWLEKHRDTHTQVRVFQCTDCGKSFNQLHSLRKHRTIHSGEKLYTCSVCGRGFRRSASLVKHNCSHTGEPLYQCGHCGKGFHFLSKLQTHQRIHTGERPFTCSMCGKGFSESFSLQMHQRVHTGERPFICSVCAKSFTRSAHLLRHQRVHTGERPFTCSLCGKGFTRSSILLEHQRVHTEERPFKCSDCGKSFKSSNEVKVHKQIHSGQRQFSCSHCGKSFVQSCNLLKHKRIHTGDTPFICSVCGKGFVESASLLRHHRVHTGERPFTCSVCGKGFSHSSSLLNHQRIHTGERPFICSTCGKEFNRSSNMLRHQRAHL; from the coding sequence ATGGAAATCTCAAACCAAAAATCGTGCCAAGATCTTACAAAGTTGCTTAATTCACCAGGACCTGAACATCATCGACCTTTAACAATAGTAGAAggaatgtttgtctgttctgtctgtgggaAAAAATTTCAAACATCAGTATGgctggaaaagcaccgagacacgcacacccaagtgagagtattccagtgcactgactgcggaaagagctttaaccagttacacagcctgagaaaacatcgcaccattcacagtggggagaaactgtaTACTTGTTCTGTGTGTGGTCGAGGCTTCAGGCGATCAGCTAGCCTCGTGAAGCACAACTGCAGCCACACTGGGGAACCACTATATCAATGTGGGCACTGTGGAAAAGGATTCCATTTTCTGTCCAAGCTGCAAAcccaccagcgaattcacactggcgagaggccatttacctgctccatgtgtgggaagggattcagtgagtCATTTAGCCTCCAaatgcaccagcgagttcacacgggGGAGCGGCCATTCATCTGTTCCGTGTGTGCAAAGAGTTTCACTCGGTCAGcgcacctgctgagacaccagcgagttcacaccggagagaggccgttcacttgctccctgtgtgggaagggattcacccgTTCCTCCATCCTACtggaacaccagcgagttcacactgaggagagaccctttaaatgctctgactgtgggaagagcTTCAAAAGTTCCAATGAAGTGAAGGTCCATAAGCAGATACACTCTGGGCAGAGACAGttcagctgctctcactgtgggaagAGCTTTGTACAATCATGCAACCTGTTGAAACACAAACGGATTCATACAGGAGACACACCCTTCATCTGCTCAGTGTGTGGAAAGGGGTTTGTAGAGTCAGCTagcctgctgagacaccatcGAGTTCATACTGGGGAAAGGCCTTTCACCTGCTCAgtctgtgggaaaggattcagtcATTCATCCTCCCTTCTGAATCACCAACGTAtacacaccggggagaggccattcatctgctccacATGTGGGAAGGAATTCAATCGGTCGTCAAACATGCTGAGACACCAACGAGCTCACCTGTGA